One Solirubrobacter pauli DNA segment encodes these proteins:
- a CDS encoding RNA polymerase sigma factor, whose amino-acid sequence MPPQHRSPLIRLALDRARYEQLVVARFGGALSREDAEDVVSEALLAVAGRVPDDAPPAWFARVVLNRAEDFRRARDGRRTPRHFVALDDAHPAPTPDDGRFERELARGTVHRALRRLPHEHRALLRRRHLAGQGRREIASALGLSVSQYEKRHAVAWSALVHVVAADEPTPRCRPVRRSRAHAEAHLVECLNCRLALSDVMAASCSA is encoded by the coding sequence ATGCCTCCCCAGCATCGCTCCCCGCTCATCCGCCTCGCGCTGGACCGCGCGCGCTACGAGCAGCTCGTGGTCGCGCGGTTCGGCGGCGCGCTGTCCCGCGAGGACGCCGAGGACGTCGTGTCCGAGGCGCTGCTCGCCGTGGCCGGCCGCGTGCCCGACGACGCGCCGCCGGCCTGGTTCGCGCGCGTCGTGCTCAACCGCGCGGAGGACTTCCGCCGCGCGCGCGACGGCCGGCGCACGCCGCGGCACTTCGTCGCCCTCGACGACGCGCACCCCGCTCCGACGCCCGACGACGGCCGCTTCGAGCGCGAGCTCGCCCGCGGCACCGTGCACCGGGCGCTCCGGCGACTGCCCCACGAGCACCGCGCGCTGCTGCGCCGCCGGCACCTGGCCGGGCAGGGCCGGCGCGAGATCGCGAGCGCGCTCGGCCTCAGCGTCAGCCAGTACGAGAAGCGCCACGCCGTCGCCTGGAGCGCGCTCGTCCACGTCGTCGCGGCCGACGAGCCGACACCCCGGTGCCGGCCCGTCCGCCGCTCACGCGCGCACGCCGAGGCTCACCTCGTCGAGTGCCTCAACTGCCGGCTCGCGCTGTCGGACGTCATGGCTGCGTCGTGCTCAGCGTGA
- a CDS encoding M1 family metallopeptidase produces MRRGLVALARRQSGWVVAAASLAAVGGMWMAGYGAEGAPPPAKVAAVASAPPGPCLQGAGDLGDTYYPGIGNSGYDVSHYDLNLKYDPATKWLDGKATITAAATAHLCRFNLDLRGLTVSSVKVDGVSAQYVRDGRELIITPATPLLPSTGFEVEVLYAGEPGPAPRDPDGFLDGWNYTEYGAYTSTPPQGSDTWFPNNNTTNDKAAFTFTVTVPADRQVMSNGILVSNTVDEAAGTSTWVWDAPDPMATYLATLQIGKYTIQRYTTPAGLPIINGIRPDQLTAQAQQRLDTIPAILDFFGERFGPYPFVASGAIVDLVNAGYQMEQQTRPIFTSANGLSALAHELAHQWFGDSVAWRRARDVWLSEGFATFAAWLWTEHTGGITARQAFLNSYNRTGTFWNNTVHDPGVVNQYQSSTVYQRGAQTLQALRMKIGDEAFFNTLRAYHSTFKGSVAETQDFVAIAQRESGQDLRDFFKAWLYTPGKPSESYCSCVGPTNGSGGVSGTVPATLALSLDGPATFPPFVPGVEQDYTATTKATVTSSAADATLTVSPPGNLVNGPFSLPEPLRIELSKTSWPGPVSNDEVTVTARQLVKRTDPLRTGSYAKTVTFTLSTTQP; encoded by the coding sequence ATGCGTCGGGGGCTGGTGGCGCTGGCGAGGCGCCAGAGCGGTTGGGTCGTGGCGGCGGCGTCGCTCGCCGCGGTCGGCGGCATGTGGATGGCGGGCTACGGCGCCGAAGGTGCGCCGCCGCCGGCGAAGGTCGCGGCGGTGGCCTCGGCTCCGCCCGGACCCTGCCTGCAGGGCGCCGGCGATCTGGGCGACACCTACTACCCGGGCATCGGCAACAGCGGCTACGACGTCAGCCACTACGACCTCAACCTCAAGTACGACCCCGCGACCAAGTGGCTCGACGGCAAAGCGACGATCACCGCCGCGGCGACCGCGCACCTGTGCCGCTTCAACCTCGACCTGCGCGGCCTGACGGTCTCGTCGGTGAAGGTCGATGGCGTCAGCGCGCAGTACGTGCGTGACGGCCGCGAGCTGATCATCACCCCGGCCACGCCGCTGCTGCCGTCCACCGGCTTCGAGGTCGAGGTGCTCTACGCCGGCGAGCCGGGCCCGGCCCCGCGCGACCCGGACGGCTTCCTCGACGGCTGGAACTACACCGAGTACGGCGCCTACACGTCCACCCCGCCGCAGGGCTCGGACACCTGGTTCCCCAACAACAACACCACCAACGACAAGGCCGCGTTCACGTTCACGGTGACCGTCCCGGCCGACCGCCAGGTGATGTCGAACGGCATCCTCGTGAGCAACACCGTCGACGAGGCGGCGGGCACGTCCACCTGGGTGTGGGACGCGCCGGACCCGATGGCGACCTACCTGGCCACGCTGCAGATCGGCAAGTACACGATCCAGCGGTACACCACGCCGGCCGGCCTGCCGATCATCAACGGCATCCGGCCGGACCAGCTGACCGCGCAGGCGCAGCAGCGGCTGGACACGATCCCCGCGATCCTCGACTTCTTCGGCGAGCGCTTCGGCCCGTACCCGTTCGTGGCCTCCGGCGCGATCGTCGACCTCGTCAACGCGGGCTACCAGATGGAGCAGCAGACGCGGCCGATCTTCACCAGCGCGAACGGGCTGTCCGCGCTCGCCCACGAGCTCGCGCACCAGTGGTTCGGCGACAGCGTCGCCTGGCGCCGCGCGCGGGACGTGTGGCTCAGCGAAGGCTTCGCGACGTTCGCCGCGTGGCTGTGGACCGAGCACACGGGCGGCATCACCGCGCGGCAGGCGTTCCTCAACAGCTACAACCGCACCGGCACGTTCTGGAACAACACGGTCCACGACCCGGGCGTCGTCAACCAGTACCAGAGCTCGACGGTCTATCAGCGCGGCGCCCAGACCCTGCAGGCGCTGCGGATGAAGATCGGCGACGAGGCCTTCTTCAACACGCTTCGCGCCTACCACTCGACGTTCAAGGGCTCGGTGGCCGAGACGCAGGACTTCGTCGCGATCGCCCAGCGCGAGTCCGGCCAGGACCTGCGCGACTTCTTCAAGGCGTGGCTCTACACCCCGGGCAAGCCGAGCGAGAGCTATTGCTCCTGCGTCGGGCCGACGAACGGCTCCGGCGGCGTCAGCGGGACCGTGCCGGCGACGCTCGCCCTGTCGCTGGACGGCCCGGCGACGTTCCCGCCGTTCGTGCCGGGCGTCGAGCAGGACTACACGGCGACGACCAAGGCGACCGTCACGTCGAGCGCCGCCGACGCGACGCTGACCGTGAGCCCGCCCGGCAACCTGGTCAACGGCCCGTTCTCGCTGCCGGAGCCGCTGCGGATCGAGCTGTCGAAGACGAGCTGGCCCGGACCGGTGTCCAACGACGAGGTGACCGTCACCGCCAGGCAGCTGGTCAAGCGCACGGACCCGCTGCGGACCGGCAGCTACGCGAAGACGGTGACATTCACGCTGAGCACGACGCAGCCATGA
- a CDS encoding GntR family transcriptional regulator produces the protein MIEFHLDGGSGLSPYQQIVRQVRHALRLGLLTEGDQLPTVKDVVAALAINPNTVLKAYRELEHEGLVAARPGVGTFVTRTLADTSLAAHGPLRADLRRWLGKARGAGLDDESIEALFLDTFRGEMRSVA, from the coding sequence ATGATTGAGTTCCACCTCGACGGCGGCTCAGGACTCTCGCCGTACCAGCAGATCGTCCGGCAGGTCCGGCACGCGTTGCGCCTGGGCCTGCTGACCGAGGGGGACCAGCTCCCGACGGTCAAGGACGTCGTGGCCGCGCTGGCGATCAACCCCAACACCGTGCTCAAGGCCTACCGGGAGCTCGAGCACGAAGGCCTCGTCGCCGCTCGGCCGGGCGTCGGCACGTTCGTCACGCGGACGCTGGCCGACACGTCGCTGGCCGCGCACGGGCCGCTCCGTGCCGACCTGCGGCGCTGGCTCGGCAAGGCACGCGGCGCCGGCCTCGACGACGAGAGCATCGAGGCGCTCTTCCTGGACACCTTTCGTGGCGAGATGAGGTCGGTGGCATGA